CCGCAGTGCGCGTCCCGCCGCCGATTGCAGCCGCAGCCTCGAAAACCTCTACCGAGAGCCCTGCCCGTGCCATCACCGCTGCGGCTGCCAGCCCGTTGGGTCCGGAGCCCACTACCGCAACGTCAGGCATCGGACGCGGCCTTCCGCCGGACGCCCCGGTCCGCCGCCTTCCGCAGGTTCAGGCGGAACCGGTCCGGGGCGCCGGTGAAGGGTCCGCCGTGGGGATCGTCCAGGTGGTGCCGCCGGATGGGATCGTAGGTGGGGTCGTAGATGTCCCACGTCACCCGTGCAATCAGGTAGGCAACGGCCACCATGTGCGCCGCCACGGCCAGGACGTAGTAGGGCATATCCAGGTTGTGCTGGGAGGAACCTGCGCTGGTCACCTGTCCAAGGTACATCCACACCGCGGCCCAATGCAGGCCTTCGACGCCCTGCCAGACCAGGAAGTCCCGCCACCGCGGCCTGGCCAGCGCGAGCAGCGGGATCAGCCAGACAACATACTGCGGTGAGTAGACCTTGTTGGTGAGGATGAATGCCGCCACGGCCAGGAAGGCCAGTTGGGCCAGGCGCGGGCGGCGCGGCGCTGTGAAGGCGATCAGTGCGATCAGGACGCAGGCCGCGGCAAAAAAGCCGAGCGACAGCAGGTTCACCGCGTCGGCGCCCAGTTCCTGCCCCCTCAACCTGTTGAGCAGCAGATTGTAGGCAAACCACGGTGAGCCGTACCCGGCGCCGCGGTCGGTTGAGAACTGGAAGAAGTATGCCCACCCGGAGGGATTTGCGACGGCGAACGGCAGGTTGACTGCCAACCACGCGGCCCCCGCGGCGCCCGCCGTCTTCAACAGGGGCCGGAAGCGGCCGGTCCGCACGGCGAGCAGGAGCATGGCGCCCAGGATGAGCAGCGGATACAGTTTCACTGCCGTGGCCAACCCGATGAAGACTCCCGCAAGAACCAGCCGTTCCCGCGAGAAAAAATACATCCCCACCGCGAGCAGGGCCACCGCCCAAAGATCCCAGTTAATGGTGCCGGCCAGGACGATGCCCGGGGCCAGCGCCACCATGGCTGCGTCCCAAGGGCGACGGCTGGTCATCCGGGCCGTAGCCAGGACGGCAACCACCGTGACGGCGGCCAGAAGCGCAGCATTGATATCGAAATAGGCGAGCATCCGGGCGTCCGCCACTCCGGTCCCGGGAACCAGCCATGCCGTTACCCCCGCGATCATGGCGGTAAGGACCGGGTACTCAAACAGGCTTCCGCTGCCCGCGATGGGAAACTGTCCGTCCGCGAGCCCGCGGTTCCGGAAGAGTTCCGGGAAGTCTGAGTAGCAGGTGGCGTAAAACTGGGTGGGGGATTCCCATCCGTTGGCGCGGCAGTAGCCCTTGAGCAGGATGCCCGCGAGTGCCGCCAGCACGGTCAGCAGGATCAGTACACGTTCCACAGTGAAGACGCCGGGGGAGACGATTCCTGGAGATGCCCTGGATCCCAGGGGGCCGCCCACAACTTCAGTGAAGTTCCTCAGCAGGACATCGCTCCGGCTGGGAACCACCAGGTGCAACCTTCCTTGGTGCTCCGGCGGCTGGGACTCCTGCATGGCTTGAGCTTACCGCCGCACCGGGCAGGTACAGGGCGGGCACGCTTCCCGCGGACGGGCCGTGGTCCACGTGCCTGCCGTCCCGCCTACCGCGTACCGCCGATCTGCTGGTGCATCAGGACGAAGACGTCTTCGCGCTGCTTCTCCAGCAGGGGTTCGTTGATCAGCCTCCTGCCGCTGCGCCGGCCTTGTGCCGGCAGCAGGAGTTTCCGGAACTTTCTCATGGGTAT
The Arthrobacter sp. PGP41 genome window above contains:
- a CDS encoding glycosyltransferase family 87 protein; the encoded protein is MQESQPPEHQGRLHLVVPSRSDVLLRNFTEVVGGPLGSRASPGIVSPGVFTVERVLILLTVLAALAGILLKGYCRANGWESPTQFYATCYSDFPELFRNRGLADGQFPIAGSGSLFEYPVLTAMIAGVTAWLVPGTGVADARMLAYFDINAALLAAVTVVAVLATARMTSRRPWDAAMVALAPGIVLAGTINWDLWAVALLAVGMYFFSRERLVLAGVFIGLATAVKLYPLLILGAMLLLAVRTGRFRPLLKTAGAAGAAWLAVNLPFAVANPSGWAYFFQFSTDRGAGYGSPWFAYNLLLNRLRGQELGADAVNLLSLGFFAAACVLIALIAFTAPRRPRLAQLAFLAVAAFILTNKVYSPQYVVWLIPLLALARPRWRDFLVWQGVEGLHWAAVWMYLGQVTSAGSSQHNLDMPYYVLAVAAHMVAVAYLIARVTWDIYDPTYDPIRRHHLDDPHGGPFTGAPDRFRLNLRKAADRGVRRKAASDA